The DNA sequence NNNNNNNNNNNNNNaaaaaaaaaaaaatacgggaAGAATAATCAGGATAAAATGCCACAAAGGTGCAATTGCAAGGATTGTGAGACTCTGACTTTCTACCCTCAAACGTGATAGAGCTCACGGCTCATGTTTCTGGAAAGTTCAGAGCCCCTCATCATAGACTTCTTCAATCTAGTTCTGGGTTTGGTCCGAAACACTGTCCAGTtgaatcaaacacacacaaaaataaaaatcgcTTGGAGTCCACAGAAAAGGGCTTGTGACTAAaggatcagaaaaggaaaacaggggACCCCATAGTGTCAGATCGGCAGGTGGTGAAGACCGGAGAGACGCGGCTTTGCGTGAGAAGCTAGCGGAAGCTCTGGGGTTGGGCTGCATTTATAGGAAGACGGGCAGATTTAGCAGAGGGAGGGCAGTCAGGGGACCGGGCGGTTGCGGTCGGGGTCGCGGCCACCCGGCTAGCGCAGCGGACGCGGGCGCCGAGCGTTCTCAAGGGCACAGGCCGAAGACGGGGGAGCGGGCGAGCCAGGGAGCTTGGGAGGGAGGCGGGAGAGCGGGCGAACGGAGCCTCCAGGTCCGCGGCCTACCTGGATGCTGCAGCTGGACCGCGTCAGTCCGCCACTTGCAGAAACCACCCGAGCGCCTCAGTCACTGGTGCGAAATCCTGGCCGTGACCCCCGCAACCCTGCGAaaacccgcccactggggcgggAGTCGGCTTCAAACTTCCGTTTccgtctctctcttcctggctcCGCACGCTCAGACTCGTCTTCCTTTCCGAAAGGCTCATTGAATTCTGGGGGTTGTGGTCCTGCTCCATCAAAAGCGCTTCTTGGTACCCCCAACTTGGAAAACCGGAAAATTTTTAGCCAATCCTCAGTTTACGATGCTGTGACGTAAACTGTAGCTAGGGAGATTCTCTCGGACTCCTCCAGAGACGGACCGTGCGCCCCCTAGTGCTTGGAGCGGCCCTTTACAGGGTGATCCGTATCGGACCTGCACTATGGGGCCACAGCACGAGGAATGACTCGCTAGTGTTTCTGCCTTATGCGCAGCCTCCTCGCATGCAGGCTGCGTTGCTAGCCCCTAAGAAACGCTGGGGGAAGACTCTGTGACAGTTTGGATGGAGGACAGTTAGGACGCGGGGGCGACGGGGGAAAGGAGGGAGTAAAGTTGGATGCTAATGCTGATTGATGTCCCCGAGAGTGGCTGCTGTTATCTAAGAACGGCCTTTCTTTCACACTGAGTAAAACATGCATGCAGTGATACATGACCCCGCACCCTACCACATGCACCGGCGCAAAAACCTCGCCAAATCTTCCAGTTTCTGGAAAAACCACACTTTATTGGGTGGACAAGTGGCCTGACAGAAGGCCTCAGATTCACAGTTGACTGACTGATCAGAGTACAGGTGTTGGAATCTATGTCTGCATCCTACCCCAGCCTCCTGGGAGGCAGCTCTGAATTCAGTCAATGCGTGGGAGGGTTCTGCCCCAGCACGATGGATGAAAGGGCTCCCCCTCTTCACCTTACCCGACCTTCGTTGGTAAGACCGAATTCTTAAGGGCTAGGAGCAGAGAAGCGCTTGGCACTTTAGTGTGTTAGTTTAACATAAAGCTGGCGAGAGCCACAGTGTGCCAGTTGCTGCCACACACGAAATAGAGACCCCTGCTGGAGGAAGAAACCTCTCTCGACTCTCAGGGGCTATTTATAGCTAGGGCTCCAGGCTGCTGATCTGTGACATTCTCCGGCTGCCCCGGCCTTGGAAAAAGGCCAGTGAAGAGCACACTTCCCATCCCCCCCCATCCTGTTCTTCCCTCACCCCAGGGCAAGTTGTTTGCAGTGGTCCCTCCCTTGACTTTCCCAGCTCCTGGTGTGTGGTCAGGGCTTCACGAGGACCTCATTCCAAGGAGAGCTGGCACTGGACTCTCAAGAGCTACCAGCCACTGTGGAAACCTACCGAACCTTTGAACTACTTCAGATGCTGACTAGCACTCCTGGTAGTTTGAGGACAGCTGAAGGCAAAGAGTCAAGAATATGGGATGGATGAAGGAGCTGAAGAAAATGAGTATGAATCCTGCGTTGTGTTAAACAAGAAGGTGGTGCTGACACCAAAGCGAAGTGGCCTTGTGGGGAGGACCCTGAGAAGAAAGATAGGGTTGGGAAGGAAAGGCTAGCTGACACTTCCCCCAGCCAGAGCTACTGACTAAGAGGGCGGGACAAATAAGAAGGTCAGGGGAGCCTGGGTGATCTGAGCCTGCTATGAAAAAGTGTAGCTAGCTCTGTCAGCAGATTAAATTCCTGCTCCCCAAAGAGGGTGCTGGTGACCTGGTACAGGCAAGGAAAAGCTTTGAAAGGTCACACAGGGTGGGGAGGCGCTGGCAAAGCTCTAGGAACCAGGAAGTCATTGGGAAGCATAGCAAGCCCCCGGGCCAGAGATGCCAGTCTGGAGCAACTCTTGTGCCAGCGTAgcctggggaggggaagaagaatgAGCAGAGGCTTCTGAGAATGCAATTGTTGCTAGGAGAAGTTAGAAGGAAGTTGTTGGAGATCTTTGTATTTTGCTAGCAAACACTGAGATCACTGATGCTGCGTGTGGCCTAGCAGAGGTCAGCCATGGGGTCTCTGGGGTCTCTGTCAGCTCAGGTGTCCAGACCCTTCCCTTGGCAGCCTTTGCCTCCTTCTTCCTGCCACTTGATGGGCTGGGGACAAagtcccagtgtgtgtgtgaggcagcAAAGGGCAGCCCTTGCCCTGCAccttccctcccccccatcccaccccacccccggagCAGGCAGCACTGGGGCTTGATTCTACACTTCCCAGAAGACAGCGAGGAAGCACCAATCCTGAAGGGGCCGCAGGCTCTGCAGCAATCCTGTATCTCCAGGTGCGTAGCTGAGCCCCACAGCCTCAGTGTCCGTCAGTGAGGACCCTGCTGGCTGAGAGTGTCACAAGCTTCTGCTTGTCTCCGGTGGGGCAAAGGAGCTGCCTGTCCTGCGCCCTGGCTCCACTCACATGTGTTCTGGGTGGTTCTGCAAGCAGTGAATGAATTCACCCACGGGCTGCCCTTCGTAGCACACTTTGTACACAGCCGTGAACAAGGGGAACCTAGAGTGAGAAGGAGACTCAGCTTAGTCCCCACAAACACCCAGACCCATCCGGTCCAGACTCCAGGCCGCAGCCAcctcttccccagcctctggGAGTTCAGGCAGAAGGCAGCTGCCATCTCCCAGATACCACCTGCCAGGAATCTGAATTCCTAACCAGAGGATTTGGGATGCTATCTGCCCTGATCTTACCATACTGTACTTGCttatctgagttccaggctttaagagatttttgttttagaCTGAGTAACCGTCTAACTCTGTGGACCTCAGTGCCATTGGCTGTTCAATGGGTCCGGTATGATAAAGTAGCAACAATGTAGTCATTTATATTTGATATGACAGTATACTGTGCCCGTTACTTCTTGTCACCCTCGAGTAGCTATTTCCTACACTCAAAGTCACAAGCTGTCCTTCTGAACCTGCGCCATACCCTCTTCATCTGGGATTCTCCGTGCTCCCTGGAAAGGAGCACTCTGAGGCACAGCCTGTTCTCAGTACCTAGGACAGGGGTCGGGGGACAGAAATGGTGGCTTTCGGAGAATAGACAAAGGGGTAAGACAGTCAAGTGAGttttcctgtcctagaactccagctcctAGAGCAGGGGACAGGGAGGACAGTGCAGAAAGTGGAGACTGAGCAGAAGGGTCCAAACAGCTACTGTAAAGATCACCACAAGGTGAGCTGGCCGAGGATGCCCCAGACTCTGCAAGCCCTCTCTGTCTGTCACATAGGTCATGTGGGGTTCAAGAAGATGTCCCAAGAGGAGTGACAATCAACCTCTAGCTCCCATGCCTAGGGGCCGTGGCAAACACTCACTTGTTCACGAGGCCCTTGTGTTGAAGGATGTTGTGTAGCTCCCTGGCTGTCTGGGGCCCCTGGAGCTTCTGCCCATTCAGCATCTCTTTCTCCAGCTGCTCGATAGACTGTGAAGAAAATGACACGTGGATGGAAGTGAGAGCAGGTCTGTCTGAGCAGGAAGGTCCGGGGTCTCGCGGGGATTCCCTTCAGGGCCTCGAGCAGCGCTGTGTGGGCAAGTCCTCTACCGCTGAGCAGCTCTCCAGGCCATGTTCAtttctgcttgcctgcctgcttttGAGTCGGGGTCTGGCTacatggctcaggctggcctcgtggacaccattctcctgcctcaacctcctgttGATCACCCACACCCTGATACCCACATGCCTACCTTTCCAGTGCGAGCGAAGGCCTCTGCCACCTTGCGGTTCCGCCCTCCGTAGCAGGTAGTGATGAGGTCGGCAACACCACAGCTCTCCAGGAAGGTGGCCGAGGACACGGAGCCACTGCAGAAGAGTTTGGCAAAGGCGATCATCTCCATGAGCCCCAGCCGGATCACTGCTGCCTTGGTGTTGTCACCAAAGCCGAGCCCATCACAGAAGCCAGCCCCAACGGCCACTATATTCTTTGAGGAGTAGAAGGGCAGGGGTGAGTAAGTTTCCTCTCCAGAGGCTCCATGGTGCTATCATACCAATCACAACACGTGCACTAAGTGAAGTATGACGTGGCCTCTTAAACtgtgtcctctgcctcctgattcccCATTTAAAACATGCCTTTTcctctcactctctgtgtgtgtgtgtgtgtgtgtgtgtgtgtgtgtgtctgtgcagatatatctgtgtgtctgtgtgtagaagCCAAAGACTGACATGGTTTTCCTCAATAACTtttcaactttattattattttgccagACAAGGCCTCATCATGAACTtgagctggcctagaactctctatgtagaccaggctggcctcaaagtcccagagatctgcctgtctcagcctcccaagtgctgggatgaaaggcgtgtgctcCCTGGAGATGGAAgactttcagccaatagccttttgggTACCGCCCATTAGGGTGTGCTCTGAGGTGCCACACGTGGACTGATAAGCACAGATGGAGGCATGCTTACTCTATTGGGTGGTGGTTGGAGTTTTGTTCACAGCTTCCAGCGCCCACAGGGAAGATTATGGCTCTCTACCCTTATTGGGAGTTTTctaccaaataaatatttattatcctTTATTCCATGCTGCCATGGACTTCCTTCATTATGCCTTCAGCTCCCCACTCCAAAGCCGCCTCTGTACCCTCTCACCTTTAAGGCCCCACAAATCTCCACTGTGTCCACCTCCTGTACCACAGTGACGCGGAAGTTGggtgtctgcatcagctccttcagGAGCTGTCCCTGGGCCACATCCTTGCAGCCTAAAATGGAGAGGGAgtaaggctttttatttttatctttaaagcgggctcttgctgtgttgcccaggctggcctggaactcttgggCTCGAGAAGTCCTCCTGCTTCcgtctcctgagtagctgggtcTATAGGTGCACACCACTGCACAAGTACCTGGCAAAGGGAAACCTGACTGTCCCTCACACACCAGTCAAAGCAAGAGGCACAGCCCCTCCTCCCGGATGTCCCGTCCCCGCCCTCAgctcagttgctttcttctttccctgcccagtgggattAGCGAAAGAGCTTGGGTAGCAGCTAGAGCTTCGTGGTGTGGACAGGGGCTCTCACCAATTGTGGTCTCACAGAACTTCTCCTCGGCCACCTCGCTGGCAATGTTGGCCCCCATCAGCACGCTCATGGGGATACCAAGGCGTTCCCCAATCACTTCAGAGATGAGCTTCAGCCCTTTGGGGCCCTCGTCTACCCCCTGGGCATAGGATGGGGCTCAGGCCAGCTGTCTTTTATACCCAGCTAAGGGTTTCCCTCCCAAGCCCACTGCTTATCTGTGTCCCTCTCCAGAGGTGctgccccagccccacccagtcCAGACTTGCTATGAGGAGACTAGATAGCAGTGTCCCATCAGACTCTCCCCCCACACTCTCAACCAGCCTTCCTCTCCAAAGTAGTGTACTTCTCACATCCCCAAAGAACTCTCTAGACGCCTCAGCCCACTTCCAGCCCAAGGACTGTTCCAAACCAGCTGCTCCATCATCTCCCAAGCcgtctcacttctctctctcagctAAACTCTGACACATCTGCCTCCAAAGCTGGGTTGTTTTCCTCAAGCAACCTGGCAGCtgactctttctcctccctcccttccttctttttcctgtgctggggattgaacccaggacttcatgcatgctaggtaaattctctaccactaagccacactcccagccccaacttctttctttactctcttcAAAGCCGGTTGCTCCCATCTCTGGACTCTTTCTGTCTATTCTTTTCTGCTTACTTCACTTACTGCCCAAACCCCACAACAGTTAGCTgcattccacccccacccccagtaggGAGTCCCTGGTACCTTAATAAGAGATATGCCAATTGTATTGGCCTTCAAGTGACCTTTGAGCTGGTCACAGATCTTGCCAATGAACTGATGGGGCACCACAAAGATTAGGATGTCAGCACCTGTAGCAGCCTGGACCACATCTGGGATAGCCACCTGTGGGAACACCAGATGCTCATGTGTCTAGAAGAACTCTCCTTGTCCCTAGGGAGACTCCATTCAATTCTGAGCCAGCCTTCAAGCCAAAGAGTGgtgttggaggagggagggcacTCAGAACTTCTTGGGTTCCCTGTCCCCAGCTGTCATGCCTCCTTTGCTCCAGCTCGCCTGGGTCCTTAAGGCCTCTGGGAGCACTCCTGGCTACTCTTAGCCCTTGGCTATGGGTCAGTGAAGATTGCCAAAGGCAGCTTAGGCTtggcaggaggaagaggccaaGTAAGATTTCACCACTGCTTCTTAGGGGCCCTAACTTGGCAGGGAGAACCCACATCTTTGTGCCtattctctgctccccttttctAGGCAAGAAAAGAACCATATAGATTTGTCCAGAGACCAAAAGTCCAACGATCGGCCTTCAAATCTAAAAGCCAGTGAATGAGTAACAGGATTAGGGTTCAGGGCAGACATGAGAGACTGAACCCAAGTCTAGGAGCCTGAGAACCAGCCTTTGGTTGCCATGGAGACcaacttcttcctctcccctccttttccatctAAGCATCTGTAAGAGGAGGTACATTCAGATCTAGAAAGAGCCCAAAGGGACGGTTTAGAGGCTGCAGGAGGCGAGGGCACTCCAGGTCTAGAGCATCCCACCTGATGTGCCCACCTAAAGTGACTTCCTCTCCGGAGGAGACACCTCAAAGACAGATTTGAGTGTCGACTGTTTCACACTCTCCCTTGCCTCCCTCTTTCCTCACAGCGAGTTGGGGGCTCACCACATTGGGGGGCAGCTTGTGCCCTGGCAGGTATTTAACATTCTCATGCTGCGTGTTGATGATCTCAGTTAGCTTTCTGCCCCCAATGTCTTCCTCAAACACCCACATGGTCACCCGCGGGTCAAAGTGTGCCAGGCGAGCTGCATTGCTGCCCACGATCTTGGCAATGGCTGAGCCCCTGTTGGGAGGGGAAACACAGGGAAGTGGAgtaggggggaagggaggaaagagtctTCTAGGTAGGACCTCAAAAAGCTTGTTGGATGTTTTACGACCTGCTTCTTGTCACCCCTCCCAGCCCCCATCTGTAGCAAATGTGCCTCCCACGACTGGCAATAGAGAGGAGATCCAGTCTACCCTAGTCTTTGCCGTTGGGGAGGTGGGCCAACTTCCTGACCCCACCCCAAACTCTAGCAGCTTTTCAGGCAGGGATAGGAGCAGAAAGCCGTCTGCTCACCTTCCTATGGTGAACAGGTGCAGCCGCCCAGGCAGGCACAGCGAGGGAGGGCTGGGCACAGTGCA is a window from the Microtus ochrogaster isolate Prairie Vole_2 chromosome 15, MicOch1.0, whole genome shotgun sequence genome containing:
- the Gpd1 gene encoding glycerol-3-phosphate dehydrogenase [NAD(+)], cytoplasmic isoform X2; amino-acid sequence: MAGKKVCIVGSGNWGSAIAKIVGSNAARLAHFDPRVTMWVFEEDIGGRKLTEIINTQHENVKYLPGHKLPPNVVAIPDVVQAATGADILIFVVPHQFIGKICDQLKGHLKANTIGISLIKGVDEGPKGLKLISEVIGERLGIPMSVLMGANIASEVAEEKFCETTIGCKDVAQGQLLKELMQTPNFRVTVVQEVDTVEICGALKWLRVLGHLPGELWCCRPHHYLLRRAEPQGGRGLRSHWKVYRAAGERDAEWAEAPGAPDSQGATQHPSTQGPREQVPLVHGCVQSVLRRAARG
- the Gpd1 gene encoding glycerol-3-phosphate dehydrogenase [NAD(+)], cytoplasmic isoform X1, which encodes MAGKKVCIVGSGNWGSAIAKIVGSNAARLAHFDPRVTMWVFEEDIGGRKLTEIINTQHENVKYLPGHKLPPNVVAIPDVVQAATGADILIFVVPHQFIGKICDQLKGHLKANTIGISLIKGVDEGPKGLKLISEVIGERLGIPMSVLMGANIASEVAEEKFCETTIGCKDVAQGQLLKELMQTPNFRVTVVQEVDTVEICGALKNIVAVGAGFCDGLGFGDNTKAAVIRLGLMEMIAFAKLFCSGSVSSATFLESCGVADLITTCYGGRNRKVAEAFARTGKSIEQLEKEMLNGQKLQGPQTARELHNILQHKGLVNKFPLFTAVYKVCYEGQPVGEFIHCLQNHPEHM